A region of Phytohabitans rumicis DNA encodes the following proteins:
- a CDS encoding MBL fold metallo-hydrolase: MRIIKFTHACVRLELGGRVLVIDPGVWSEPAALDGADAVLVTHEHADHVDVDRLAGLDVPVYAPAEASIPGLETTGVASGDEFTAAGFTVRAVGGRHALIYGGQPDCANLGYLVDEAVYHPGDSLHVPEQPVETLLVPAHGSWMKLDEAIDFVKAIKPRLAFPIHDAQINDRGLGSVNGWLDQETDGYRYLAPGEAIG, translated from the coding sequence ATGCGGATCATTAAGTTCACCCACGCGTGCGTACGGCTCGAGCTCGGCGGGCGGGTGCTCGTCATCGACCCCGGAGTGTGGAGCGAGCCCGCCGCCCTCGACGGCGCGGACGCGGTGCTCGTGACGCACGAACACGCCGACCACGTCGACGTCGACCGCCTGGCCGGGCTGGACGTGCCCGTCTACGCCCCCGCCGAAGCGAGCATCCCGGGACTGGAGACCACGGGCGTGGCCTCCGGCGACGAGTTCACCGCGGCGGGGTTCACGGTGCGCGCGGTCGGCGGTCGGCACGCCCTCATCTACGGCGGCCAACCGGACTGCGCGAACCTGGGCTACCTCGTGGACGAGGCGGTCTACCACCCCGGCGACTCGCTGCACGTCCCGGAGCAGCCGGTCGAGACGCTGCTGGTGCCGGCGCACGGATCGTGGATGAAGTTGGACGAGGCGATCGACTTCGTCAAGGCCATCAAACCGCGGCTGGCCTTCCCGATCCACGACGCCCAGATCAACGATCGCGGCCTGGGCAGCGTCAACGGCTGGCTCGACCAGGAGACGGACGGCTACCGGTACCTGGCCCCCGGTGAGGCGATCGGGTAA